One Delphinus delphis chromosome 3, mDelDel1.2, whole genome shotgun sequence genomic region harbors:
- the SF3A2 gene encoding splicing factor 3A subunit 2, with the protein MDFQHRPGGKTGSGGVASSSESNRDRRERLRQLALETIDINKDPYFMKNHLGSYECKLCLTLHNNEGSYLAHTQGKKHQTNLARRAAKEAKEAPAQPAPEKVKVEVKKFVKIGRPGYKVTKQRDTEMGQQSLLFQIDYPEIAEGIMPRHRFMSAYEQRIEPPDRRWQYLLMAAEPYETIAFKVPSREIDKAEGKFWTHWNRETKQFFLQFHFKMEKPPAPPSLPAGPPGVKRPPPPLMNGLPPRPPLPESLPPPPPGGLPLPPMPPSGPASSGPPGPPQLPPPAPGVHPPAPVVHPPASGVHPPAPGVHPPAPVVHPPASGVHPPAPGVHPPAPGVHPPAPGVHPPAPGVHPPPSAGVHPQAPGVHPPAPAVHPQAPGVHPPAPGVHPPAPGIHPQPPGVHPPPPGVHPSAPGVHPPAPGVHPQPPGVHPSNPGVHPPTPMPPMLRPPLPSEGPGNIPPPPPTN; encoded by the exons ATGGACTTCCAGCATCGCCCCGGAGGCAAGACCGGGAGTGGGGGCGTGGCCTCCTCCTCTGAGAGCAACCGGGACCGTAGGGAGCGCCTCCGGCAGCTGGCCCTGGAAACCATCGACATCAACAAG GACCCCTACTTCATGAAGAACCATCTGGGCTCCTACGAGTGCAAGCTGTGCCTGACGCTGCACAACAACGAG GGGAGTTACCTCGCGCACACCCAAGGGAAAAAGCATCAGACCAACTT GGCCCGGCGAGCAGCCAAGGAGGCCAAGGAGGCCCCCGCCCAGCCGGCGCCAGAGAAGGTCAAGGTGGAGGTGAAGAAGTTCGTGAAGATCGGCCGCCCGGGCTACAAAG TGACCAAGCAGAGGGACACGGAGATGGGTCAGCAGAGCCTCCTCTTCCAG ATCGACTACCCCGAGATTGCCGAGGGCATCATGCCCCGCCACCGCTTCATGTCCGCCTACGAGCAGAGGATCGAGCCTCCGGACCGGCGCTGGCAGTACCTGCTCATGGCCGCCGAGCCCTACGAGACCATTGCCTTCAAG GTGCCAAGCAGGGAGATTGACAAGGCTGAAGGCAAGTTTTGGACTCACTGGAACCGGGAAACTAAGCAG TTTTTCCTCCAGTTCCACTTTAAGATGGAGAAGCCACCGGCCCCGCCGAGCCTCCCTGCAGGGCCTCCTGGGGTGAAGCGGCCCCCACCCCCGCTGATGAATGGTTTGCCCCCTCGGCCACCACTGCCCGAGTCattgcccccgcccccgccaggaggcctgcccctgccccccatgcCGCCCAGTGGGCCTGCGTCCTCGGGGCCTCCGGGCCCTCCTCAGCTGCCCCCACCGGCTCCCGGTGTCCACCCCCCTGCACCAGTGGTCCACCCCCCAGCATCTGGAGTGcaccccccagctcctggggtCCACCCACCGGCACCAGTGGTCCACCCACCAGCATCTGGGGTCCACCCCCCTGCTCCGGGGGtccatcccccagccccaggggtcCACCCTCCAGCACCAGGGGTCCACCCTCCAGCCCCCGGGGTCCATCCTCCCCCATCTGCTGGGGTTcacccccaggccccaggggTGCACCCACCAGCTCCTGCAGTTCACCCCCAGGCCCCGGGGGTCCATCCTCCAGCTCCCGGggtccaccccccagccccagggatccacccccagcctcctgggGTCCACCCCCCACCTCCTGGGGTCCACCCATCAGCTCCTGGGGTCCATCCTCCAGCTCCTGGGGTCCATCCCCAGCCTCCTGGAGTTCACCCCTCAAATCCCGGGGTGCATCCCCCAACTCCCATGCCTCCGATGCTGAGGCCCCCGCTGCCCTCCGAAGGCCCTGGGAacattcctccccctccccccaccaactgA
- the AMH gene encoding muellerian-inhibiting factor codes for MMQGPPLSQLALVLLAMGALLGARTLRGEVSSTPALPREPTPGGGGGGLILHQDWDWPPPGVWPPGSPRDPLCLVTLDGGGNRSSAPLRVVGALSGYERAFLEAVRRAHWGPRDLATFAVCPPRDGQPALPHLQQLQAWLGGPGGRRLVVLHLEEVTWEPTPSLRFQEPPPGGASPEELALMVLYPGPGPEVTVTGAGLPGAQSLCLSRDSSYLPLVVGRPEAAWRGPGLALTLRRRGNGAPLSTAQLQALLFGADSRCFTRMTPALLLLPPRGPTPMPAHGQLDSVPFPQPRPSPEPEEAPPSADPFLETLTRLVRALRGPASRASPPRLALDPGSLTGFPQGQVNLSDPAALERLLDGEEPLLLLLPPTAATPGVPAPLQGPASALWAAGLARRVAAELQAAAAELRGLPGLPPATTPLLARLLALCPGNPVGPGGPLRALLLLKALQGLRAEWRVRERSASARAQRSAGAAVTDGPCGLRELSVDLRAERSVLIPETYQANNCQGACGWPQSDRNPRYGNHVVLLLKMQARGAALARPPCCVPTAYAGKLLISLSEERISAHHVPNMVATECGCR; via the exons ATGATGCAGGGTCCACCTCTCTCTCAGCTGGCCCTGGTGCTGTTGGCAATGGGGGCCCTGCTGGGGGCCAGGACCCTCAGGGGAGAGGTCTCCAGCACCCCGGCCCTGCCCAGGGAGCCAACCCCAGGCGGCGGAGGCGGAGGGCTCATCTTGCACCAAGACTGGGACTGGCCACCCCCTGGCGTCTGGCCACCAGGCAGCCCTCGGGACCCCCTGTGCCTGGTGACCCTGGATGGGGGTGGCAACAGGAGCAGTGCTCCCCTGCGGGTGGTGGGGGCCCTGAGCGGCTACGAGCGGGCGTTCCTAGAGGCTGTGCGGCGCGCCCACTGGGGGCCCCGGGACCTGGCCACCTTTGCAGTCTGCCCCCCGAGAGACGGGCAGCCCGCCCTGCCCCATCTGCAGCAGCTGCAGGCATGGCTTGGGGGGCCCGGGGGGCGGCGGCTGGTGGTCCTGCACTTGGAGGAAG TGACGTGGGAGCCGACACCCTCGCTGAGGTTCCAGGAGCCTCCACCTGGAGGAGCCAGCCCCGAAGAGCTGGCGCTGATGGTGCTGTACCCAGGGCCTGGCCCGGAGGTCACCGTCACCGGGGCCGGGCTGCCCGGCGCCCAG AGCCTCTGCCTGAGCCGGGACTCCAGCTACCTGCCCTTGGTTGTGGGACGCCCCGAGGCGGCCTGGCGCGGGCCTGGGCTCGCCCTGACCCTGCGGCGCCGCGGAAACG GTGCGCCACTGAGCACCGCCCAGCTGCAGGCGCTGCTGTTCGGCGCCGACTCCCGCTGCTTCACACGGATGACCCCGGCGCTGCTCCTGCTGCCGCCGCGGGGTCCCACGCCGATGCCCGCGCACGGCCAGCTGGACTCGGTGCCCTTCCCGCAGCCCAG GCCGTCCCCAGAGCCCGAGGAGGCGCCGCCCAGCGCCGATCCCTTCCTGGAGACGCTCACGCGCCTGGTGCGCGCGCTGCGGGGACCCGCGTCCCGAGCCTCGCCGCCGCGTCTGGCCCTGGACCCGGGCTCGCTGACCGGTTTCCCGCAGGGCCAGGTCAACCTGTCGGACCCCGCGGCGCTGGAGCGCCTGCTCGACGGCGAGgagccgctgctgctgctgctgccgcccacGGCAGCCACCCCCGGGGTCCCCGCACCACTGCAGGGTCCGGCGTCCGCGCTGTGGGCCGCGGGCCTAGCGCGCCGGGTAGCCGCCGAGCTTCAGGCGGCGGCCGCGGAACTGCGCGGCCTCCCGGGGCTGCCGCCCGCCACCACCCCGCTGCTGGCACGCCTACTGGCGCTGTGCCCGGGGAACCCGGTCGGCCCCGGCGGTCCGCTGCGCGCGCTGCTGCTGCTGAAAGCGCTGCAGGGCCTGCGCGCCGAGTGGCGCGTGCGGGAGCGGAGCGCGTCGGCACGGGCGCAGCGCAGCGCCGGCGCCGCGGTCACCGACGGGCCGTGCGGGCTGCGCGAGCTGAGCGTGGACCTCCGCGCCGAGCGCTCGGTGCTCATCCCGGAGACGTACCAGGCCAACAACTGCCAGGGCGCGTGCGGCTGGCCGCAATCGGACCGCAACCCGCGGTACGGCAACCACGTGGTGCTCCTGCTGAAGATGCAGGCCCGCGGCGCCGCCCTGGCGCGCCCGCCCTGCTGCGTGCCCACGGCCTACGCCGGCAAGCTCCTCATCAGCCTGTCCGAGGAGCGCATCAGCGCGCACCACGTGCCCAACATGGTGGCCACCGAGTGCGGCTGCCGGTGA